One part of the Rutidosis leptorrhynchoides isolate AG116_Rl617_1_P2 chromosome 1, CSIRO_AGI_Rlap_v1, whole genome shotgun sequence genome encodes these proteins:
- the LOC139885681 gene encoding BTB/POZ domain-containing protein FBL11-like → MLYIGGCKGINMTSFSKLMSQAYKLKNLCLRETEVVDNCLLNFSGSSLEDLDVSNTKVSTAAVAYVIARNSGLKCLKARGCNNLHLQTEGDFFFLGQKLVL, encoded by the exons ATGCTGTATATTGGCGGCTGCAAAG GCATCAACATGACTTCTTTTTCCAAGCTTATGTCTCAAGCATACAAATTGAAGAATCTTTGTTTGAGGGAAACTGAAGTGGTTGATAACTGCCTTTTAAATTTCTCTGGTTCTTCATTAGAGGATCTTGATGTTTCCAATACCAAG GTTTCTACTGCTGCTGTGGCTTATGTTATCGCTAGAAATTCTGGTTTGAAATGTTTAAAAGCTCGAGGATGTAACAATTTACACCTGCAAACTGAAGGGGACTTTTTTTTTTTGGGGCAAAAACTTGTACTTTGA